A region from the Bacteroidota bacterium genome encodes:
- a CDS encoding polysaccharide deacetylase family protein, whose product MQSFFALGMEGKWLKDRPGLRILVYHGVVPAPVRRINARFVSTEQLDAQMAFIRKRCQVISVEQAFSGDYDPQRLAVAVTFDDGYRNNLLHALPILQRHQIPATVFVTAARAAGEDILWADLLDVASANQGEPVTIAGIQFRKNRKGEYADASGIRLKEHCKKGGKAFVDVLQTAFAGANFRNDSSWDDYWKLLDAHELKSLSQADGITIGGHGTSHNNLDLMPIEEALMDVETGIRWIEAATEKPVRSFAFPDGAYSLDLVEALTQRGLTQLLLTEFRFNDQNDARLRDRFTVHPFLPTKVLMAEMYKGHYF is encoded by the coding sequence ATGCAGTCTTTCTTTGCATTGGGCATGGAGGGGAAATGGCTGAAGGACCGTCCTGGGTTGCGCATTCTTGTGTATCACGGCGTCGTGCCCGCACCCGTGCGGCGCATCAATGCACGGTTTGTATCCACGGAGCAGCTGGATGCGCAGATGGCCTTCATCCGCAAGCGTTGTCAGGTGATTTCGGTGGAACAGGCATTTTCGGGAGATTATGATCCGCAGCGGCTGGCAGTTGCCGTGACATTCGACGATGGATACCGCAACAATTTACTCCATGCCTTGCCGATTTTGCAGCGCCATCAGATCCCCGCTACCGTTTTTGTGACGGCTGCCCGCGCTGCTGGAGAGGACATTTTGTGGGCGGATTTGCTGGATGTCGCATCGGCAAACCAGGGTGAACCGGTCACGATTGCTGGCATCCAGTTCCGGAAAAACCGCAAGGGCGAATATGCGGATGCAAGCGGAATCCGGCTCAAAGAACATTGCAAAAAAGGAGGAAAGGCATTTGTGGACGTCCTGCAAACGGCATTCGCAGGGGCCAATTTCAGGAATGATTCATCGTGGGATGACTACTGGAAATTGCTGGACGCCCATGAACTAAAGAGCCTTTCGCAGGCGGATGGCATCACAATTGGCGGACATGGAACAAGCCACAACAACCTCGATTTAATGCCGATCGAGGAAGCCTTGATGGATGTAGAAACGGGAATTCGGTGGATCGAAGCGGCCACGGAAAAGCCCGTGCGCTCCTTTGCCTTTCCCGACGGGGCTTATTCCTTGGATTTGGTGGAGGCCTTGACTCAAAGGGGATTGACCCAGCTGCTACTCACGGAATTTCGTTTCAACGATCAGAATGATGCACGCCTTCGGGATCGCTTTACGGTTCACCCGTTTTTGCCCACCAAGGTTTTGATGGCAGAAATGTACAAAGGGCATTATTTTTAA
- a CDS encoding aminotransferase class V-fold PLP-dependent enzyme yields MLDRKSFLQRMGALGGAAFLAPLMDSGLKAEIQAAAAQLQVGDPLSVATDEAIWKTIRKAFDYPTEFINLENGYYSPMPKPVFDAHLADDRRINHLTTFYMRREMDADREKIRERLALFAGIDKEELALTRNTTESLDLLFAGIGLKRGDEVICSNFDYGSMLEMLDQMAERDGIVVKRVVLPPVPDSNEDLIAPFRNAITDRTKLMLVTHMINLNGQILPAKELCRLGKQHNIAVVVDAAHSFAHINFKLPELDADFIGSSLHKWLSAPLGNGLLAVKKDKIAGVWPLLGDVGQPKDNIRKFEHQGTRPPADWLGIAHAIDFHEGIGGAQKEARLRYLKNYWAERVKDLPHVTLKTSLKPEFSCAIANVAVKGKSPVELADYLFKEHKIWTVAIGNVGIEGVRVTPHLYNTTADLDTLVRALEMAK; encoded by the coding sequence ATGTTGGACCGGAAATCATTTTTGCAGCGTATGGGAGCCTTGGGTGGTGCGGCCTTTTTGGCGCCGCTGATGGACAGTGGATTAAAGGCTGAAATCCAAGCCGCTGCTGCGCAGCTACAGGTGGGCGATCCGCTGTCGGTGGCCACCGACGAGGCGATTTGGAAAACCATTCGCAAGGCTTTTGACTACCCCACAGAGTTTATCAACCTCGAAAATGGCTATTACAGCCCCATGCCCAAGCCTGTTTTTGATGCCCATTTGGCCGACGACCGCCGCATCAATCACCTGACAACTTTTTACATGCGCCGCGAAATGGATGCCGACCGCGAAAAAATCCGCGAACGCTTGGCGCTGTTTGCCGGCATCGACAAGGAAGAATTGGCATTGACCCGCAACACGACCGAGTCGCTCGACCTCCTGTTTGCAGGCATCGGATTGAAGCGCGGTGACGAAGTGATTTGCAGCAATTTCGATTATGGCAGCATGCTCGAAATGCTCGACCAAATGGCCGAACGTGATGGCATCGTCGTGAAGCGGGTTGTCCTTCCACCCGTTCCCGATTCGAATGAAGACTTGATCGCGCCCTTCCGGAATGCCATCACGGACCGCACCAAGCTCATGTTGGTCACCCACATGATCAACCTCAATGGGCAGATTTTGCCTGCCAAGGAATTGTGCCGTTTGGGCAAGCAGCACAACATTGCCGTCGTCGTGGATGCCGCGCATTCGTTTGCACACATCAACTTCAAACTCCCCGAATTGGACGCTGATTTTATCGGCAGCAGCCTCCACAAATGGCTGAGTGCGCCCTTGGGAAATGGCCTCTTGGCTGTGAAAAAAGACAAAATTGCGGGCGTTTGGCCCTTGCTCGGCGACGTAGGGCAGCCCAAGGACAATATCCGCAAGTTTGAGCACCAAGGCACACGTCCGCCGGCGGATTGGCTCGGAATCGCGCATGCGATTGACTTTCATGAGGGCATTGGAGGGGCGCAAAAGGAGGCAAGGCTACGGTATTTGAAAAATTATTGGGCCGAACGCGTGAAGGACCTGCCGCATGTGACGCTCAAAACTTCCCTGAAACCCGAATTTTCCTGCGCCATCGCCAATGTGGCCGTCAAAGGAAAGTCACCCGTGGAATTGGCTGATTATCTCTTCAAGGAGCACAAAATCTGGACCGTTGCGATCGGGAACGTCGGCATCGAAGGGGTTCGCGTGACGCCGCATCTTTACAATACAACCGCAGATTTGGATACTTTGGTGAGGGCTTTGGAAATGGCGAAGTGA
- a CDS encoding MBL fold metallo-hydrolase gives MKIEQIYTGCLAEAAYYIESDGEAAIIDPLRETAPYIDRANEDDAKIKYILETHFHADFVSGHVDLAALTGAEIVYGPTAKANFPIHLATDGEILKLGKISIKVLHTPGHTMESTCFLLMDEAGNPHALFSGDTLFINEVGRPDLAVSKDTSREDLAGFLFDSLQNKILPLPDDVIVYPGHGAGSACGKNIGKELVDSLGHQKRTNYALRPELTKQQFIDEVLNGILPPPQYFPKNAQLNKSGYGSFESVLANGSKPLHLAEFEQAMDKGALVIDTRNKDAFAEGHIPGSIFIGIEGDFAPWVGIVIENLQQPIVLVAEPSRVEEIVTRLARVGYDNCLGYLEGGFDAWRSGGMEIASVNRIPASGLENALQQHPKPVLDLRRFAEFNGGHLGMALNHPLDYLLKSMQTLDKSQGYYVHCKSGYRSMIGASILMANGFHGITDIAGGWDALEKTALVPKADLA, from the coding sequence ATGAAGATTGAACAGATTTATACCGGTTGCCTCGCAGAGGCTGCCTACTATATCGAAAGCGACGGCGAGGCCGCCATCATTGATCCGCTGCGCGAAACTGCGCCCTACATTGACCGCGCCAACGAAGACGATGCCAAGATCAAGTACATCTTGGAAACGCATTTCCATGCCGACTTTGTCTCGGGGCACGTGGATCTTGCGGCATTGACCGGCGCAGAAATCGTGTACGGTCCGACCGCCAAGGCCAATTTCCCCATTCACCTTGCCACCGATGGCGAAATCCTGAAACTCGGCAAGATCAGCATCAAGGTGCTTCATACACCCGGCCACACGATGGAATCCACCTGCTTTTTGCTGATGGACGAAGCAGGCAATCCGCATGCACTGTTTTCAGGAGACACCTTGTTTATCAATGAGGTCGGCAGGCCCGACTTGGCGGTTTCCAAAGACACAAGCCGCGAGGACTTGGCCGGATTTTTATTCGACAGCCTCCAAAACAAGATATTGCCGTTGCCAGATGATGTGATCGTCTATCCCGGGCACGGCGCAGGCAGCGCTTGCGGCAAAAACATCGGCAAGGAACTCGTGGACAGCCTCGGGCATCAGAAACGTACGAACTATGCCCTTCGCCCTGAATTGACCAAACAGCAATTCATTGACGAAGTGCTCAATGGCATCCTCCCTCCGCCGCAGTATTTCCCCAAAAACGCGCAGCTCAACAAGTCGGGCTACGGCAGCTTCGAGAGCGTGCTCGCGAATGGATCAAAGCCTTTACATTTGGCTGAATTCGAGCAAGCCATGGACAAGGGTGCGCTCGTGATCGACACCCGCAACAAGGATGCTTTCGCTGAAGGGCATATCCCGGGATCGATTTTCATCGGCATCGAAGGCGATTTTGCACCTTGGGTGGGCATCGTGATCGAAAACCTGCAGCAGCCAATCGTTTTGGTTGCCGAACCCAGCCGCGTCGAAGAAATCGTCACACGCCTTGCCCGCGTAGGCTACGACAATTGCCTCGGATACCTTGAGGGCGGATTTGACGCTTGGCGTTCGGGAGGAATGGAAATTGCTTCGGTGAATCGTATCCCTGCGTCCGGTTTGGAAAATGCGCTCCAGCAACATCCGAAACCCGTTTTGGACTTGCGCCGATTTGCCGAATTTAACGGCGGACATCTGGGTATGGCGCTGAACCATCCGCTGGATTATTTGCTGAAGTCGATGCAAACCCTCGACAAATCACAGGGTTATTATGTGCATTGCAAAAGCGGTTACCGCTCCATGATTGGCGCTTCGATCTTGATGGCCAACGGCTTTCATGGCATCACGGACATCGCTGGCGGATGGGATGCCTTGGAAAAAACGGCTTTGGTACCCAAAGCTGATCTCGCTTGA
- a CDS encoding DUF2625 domain-containing protein, with protein sequence MAQTVVRRPLSELIDKNKSGWTSVQKWLATAKNDFEVLPKDSKRAKSALYETQVTTKSSMGAIVYETGGILIDHGWIRILGSGSKKLDRELMAWNEGKSVQKGETNIGYLLIADDVLGGFFAINNGGISPEDIGKIFYFVPQSLYWEPMNLGYSEFIQWCLNCDMETFYRGSRWVEWKKEIAQINGTQGIHCFPPLFSEEGQDINKTVRNAVPIQELWDYGQSAAQQLHPEN encoded by the coding sequence ATGGCACAAACCGTGGTGCGGCGCCCACTTTCAGAGTTGATCGACAAGAACAAATCGGGCTGGACGTCTGTTCAAAAGTGGCTCGCCACTGCAAAAAACGATTTCGAAGTCCTTCCCAAGGATTCCAAACGCGCGAAAAGCGCACTTTATGAAACGCAGGTCACCACAAAATCGTCGATGGGCGCCATCGTTTACGAAACAGGCGGGATTCTCATTGACCATGGCTGGATCAGGATTTTGGGCTCAGGATCCAAAAAACTGGACCGCGAATTAATGGCATGGAACGAAGGGAAATCCGTTCAAAAAGGCGAAACAAACATTGGCTATTTGCTCATTGCGGATGATGTTTTAGGGGGATTTTTCGCCATCAACAACGGAGGAATTTCACCCGAAGACATTGGAAAAATCTTCTATTTTGTGCCGCAATCGCTTTATTGGGAACCCATGAACTTGGGCTACAGCGAATTCATCCAATGGTGCCTCAATTGCGACATGGAGACCTTCTACCGTGGTTCAAGATGGGTGGAATGGAAAAAGGAAATCGCCCAGATAAATGGTACGCAGGGAATTCATTGTTTTCCCCCGCTCTTTTCAGAGGAGGGGCAAGACATTAACAAAACAGTCAGGAATGCAGTACCCATTCAAGAATTATGGGACTATGGGCAATCTGCTGCGCAACAATTGCATCCTGAAAATTAA
- a CDS encoding GNAT family N-acetyltransferase, with the protein MEKPFPYRLERLRDDLLPDVQQLLAEVLKKRVSLEYIRKKYDTRFTGHQYVSCIAYDGNKPIAFYGTIPQFFSDGNGGRFVGCHVSDSMTLEAYQRRGLHQRLALETYKWMREEGIRVVYGFHSENTYHSCKKLDWKEWGTLRGYWLKAAKFPLAKFFRRMPILRNWQVARVKKVLAQYAVAPKDFVNSQAESGLCVEYSSAFFDSKAFHQNFWVELSGVKFWLSIDAVVRVGDVHFDSQKSFETGLAELIRICIRLGYPNILFQTFPGSRLDQALAVHHAGFESWIVGFLPIAENFDFTQYKPNYGDQDSF; encoded by the coding sequence ATGGAGAAGCCCTTTCCCTACCGTCTTGAGCGCTTGCGCGACGATTTGCTACCGGATGTGCAGCAGTTGCTGGCGGAGGTTTTGAAGAAGCGCGTTTCCTTGGAATACATTCGCAAGAAATACGATACGCGTTTTACCGGGCATCAATATGTCAGCTGCATAGCTTATGACGGGAACAAGCCCATTGCCTTTTACGGGACGATTCCGCAATTTTTTTCGGATGGAAATGGCGGTCGCTTTGTCGGATGCCATGTCTCCGACAGCATGACTTTGGAAGCCTATCAACGGCGGGGTTTGCATCAGCGTTTGGCACTTGAAACGTACAAGTGGATGCGCGAGGAAGGCATTCGTGTGGTGTATGGCTTTCACAGCGAAAACACCTACCACAGTTGTAAAAAGCTCGATTGGAAGGAGTGGGGAACGCTCCGCGGCTATTGGTTGAAGGCGGCGAAGTTTCCTTTGGCGAAGTTTTTTCGGCGGATGCCCATCTTGCGAAATTGGCAGGTGGCACGCGTCAAAAAAGTGCTTGCACAATATGCCGTTGCACCGAAGGATTTTGTGAATAGCCAAGCCGAATCAGGATTGTGCGTAGAATATTCGTCCGCATTTTTTGATTCGAAGGCATTTCATCAGAATTTCTGGGTGGAATTGTCGGGGGTGAAATTCTGGCTCAGCATCGACGCTGTGGTACGCGTCGGCGATGTGCATTTTGATTCACAGAAATCCTTTGAAACTGGATTGGCTGAATTGATCCGAATCTGCATCCGATTGGGATACCCCAATATTTTGTTCCAGACATTTCCCGGATCCAGACTCGACCAAGCCTTGGCTGTCCATCACGCAGGATTTGAATCCTGGATCGTCGGCTTTTTGCCGATTGCTGAAAATTTTGATTTTACGCAATACAAGCCCAATTACGGGGATCAGGATTCGTTTTGA
- a CDS encoding AI-2E family transporter — protein sequence MNLTRVATWLFIIAMVLAFLVLAQDFLIPLVVAACIWFIINSLSNLIAKIRIGKRSLPMWFTRVVAMFLILGSIFGAIEIIVQSVNGMMAAAPTYEKNLESMIGEALLAANFKETLTLSQMMERVDLAAFAAEFGTAASSLASSLFLVLFYVLFMLMEQSTFPKKWRSTFKTKDSRRIAGATLDHINLSIRNYITYKTGINLATALLNLVIIWLVGMDFPVFWAFFIFLINWIPTIGTLVSVVLPSLFALVQFNSWTPALIVMGGIIAVQTVMINLVEPKVLGRLLNISGLVVMLSLVVWGMIWGIVGMVLSVPIMVSLILILSNFPSTHPIAIWLSADGKAEPVE from the coding sequence ATGAATTTGACCCGTGTTGCGACTTGGTTGTTCATCATTGCAATGGTGCTGGCGTTTTTGGTACTGGCGCAGGATTTTTTGATTCCTTTGGTTGTTGCGGCCTGTATATGGTTCATTATCAATAGTCTTTCCAATCTTATTGCCAAGATTCGAATCGGAAAACGTAGCCTTCCCATGTGGTTTACGCGCGTCGTGGCGATGTTCCTTATTTTGGGAAGCATTTTTGGTGCCATCGAAATTATCGTGCAAAGCGTCAACGGCATGATGGCAGCTGCCCCGACCTACGAAAAAAACCTCGAAAGCATGATCGGGGAAGCCCTTTTGGCAGCCAATTTCAAAGAAACCCTGACGCTTTCCCAGATGATGGAACGTGTGGATCTCGCCGCTTTTGCTGCCGAGTTTGGTACGGCCGCTTCAAGTCTGGCGAGTTCCTTGTTTTTGGTCCTGTTTTACGTGCTCTTTATGTTGATGGAGCAAAGCACGTTTCCCAAAAAATGGCGATCCACCTTCAAAACCAAGGATTCCCGTAGAATCGCAGGTGCCACTTTGGACCATATCAACCTCTCCATTCGCAATTATATTACTTACAAAACCGGCATTAACCTTGCCACAGCCCTGCTCAATCTGGTCATCATTTGGCTCGTCGGAATGGATTTTCCGGTGTTTTGGGCATTTTTTATCTTTTTGATCAATTGGATTCCGACCATCGGGACGCTGGTTTCCGTGGTATTGCCGAGCCTCTTTGCCTTGGTCCAATTCAATTCCTGGACGCCGGCTTTGATCGTCATGGGGGGCATCATTGCGGTGCAGACGGTGATGATCAACCTCGTTGAACCCAAAGTCCTTGGACGCCTCTTGAACATCAGCGGATTGGTTGTGATGTTGTCTTTGGTGGTCTGGGGAATGATTTGGGGCATCGTTGGGATGGTTTTGTCGGTGCCGATTATGGTCTCTCTGATCCTCATCTTGTCCAACTTCCCCTCGACCCATCCGATTGCCATTTGGCTTTCTGCAGACGGCAAAGCGGAACCGGTTGAGTGA